CTTGCCCCCCCGCGAGCAGATTCCCGGCGAGAAGCTCACGCCGGGCAACCGCGTGAAGATCTACCTCAAGGAAGTCCGCAAGACGCCCAAGGGCCCGACCATCCTGGCGAGCCGCGCCGACGAGCGGCTGCTGGACTACTTGCTGCGCCAGGAGATCCCGGAAGTCGCCAACGGCATCGTGGAGGTCAAGGCGATCGCGCGCGAGGCGGGACAGCGCTCCAAGGTGGCGGTGTTCTCGCACAACAGCAACGTCGATCCCATCGGCGCGTGTATCGGGCACCGCGGCAACCGCATCCAGGCCGTGACCGGCGAACTCGGCCGCGAGCGGGTGGACGTGATCCTGTGGGACGGCAGCACCCGCGACTTCATCCGCAACGCCCTGTCGCCCGCGAAGGTCGGTCTGATCGACGTGCACGTCGACCGCCGCGAGGCGACCGTGACGGTCACGCCGGATCAGCTGTCGCTGGCCATCGGCAAGGGCGGTCAGAACGTCCGGCTGGCCGCGAAGCTGACCGGCTTCAAGATCGACCTGCGCGAGACGGCCGCGATCAGCGACCTGGACAGCGCCATGCAGCAGGCGCTGCAGGGCGAGCAGGGTAGCCGCGACGACAGCGCCGCCGCCAAGTCCGCCTTCGACGCGCTGTTCAAGGACAGCAAGTCGGTGGCGACCGCCAGCCCGGACGACACCCAGGAGTGAGCGCGTGACCGGCCAGGGCACCCCCTTCCCCGTTCCCGCCCGGCACGTGCCGGAGCGCACGTGCGTGGCGTGCCGCCGCAAGCGGCCCCAGCCGGAGCTGCGGCGCGTGAGCCGCGTGGACGGGCAGTGGCGGGTGGTGACCGGGCCGCGCACGGGCCGGGGAGC
This region of Deinococcus metalli genomic DNA includes:
- a CDS encoding YlxR family protein, with protein sequence MTGQGTPFPVPARHVPERTCVACRRKRPQPELRRVSRVDGQWRVVTGPRTGRGAYVCADSPACWQDKRLRRAFGAQAPVLSALLTAHA
- the nusA gene encoding transcription termination factor NusA, with protein sequence MTQPEFNFADALREVAQARNINELQLIEAFEQSLAQAYTRNVEPDRRIEVHLDPQSGELEVLVVREVVEKVEDENLQISLADALELDPGVEIGMEMEFPVEKEKFSRIALQAAKQTLTQKMRETERNVVFNEYKDREGQVLTAQVVRSDNKGNWFVELGAGEAILPPREQIPGEKLTPGNRVKIYLKEVRKTPKGPTILASRADERLLDYLLRQEIPEVANGIVEVKAIAREAGQRSKVAVFSHNSNVDPIGACIGHRGNRIQAVTGELGRERVDVILWDGSTRDFIRNALSPAKVGLIDVHVDRREATVTVTPDQLSLAIGKGGQNVRLAAKLTGFKIDLRETAAISDLDSAMQQALQGEQGSRDDSAAAKSAFDALFKDSKSVATASPDDTQE